tctagtgtgaacccAATTTTTAAAAGGGTAAATAAGGCGatcgacatttcgctaagggttttatgtttttaatatagtatagatagatagatatagatatagatatagatatagataaatagATTGGCATTGTAATCCAAAATGACAATTAGATtaaaagaaactcaaaagaacaaggaaaaggGCATTTGAGCGAAGGAAGCGGCCTTGTCCCTTAATGAAGATATTAACATTCTTACCTCTCTCTATACATGGCTCTTCTAAAATGATTAAGACATCTTAAATTGAGCCTTGTCATCTCTATACATCGTTTTATAAATTgtacatgtatttttttttttttaaattaggaGATTAAGTTTATGAGCATACGTTTATTTTAGAACAATATCATTTTTGTTGCACGTGATGAAGTCATAAAAATTTAATACAAAAAAAGAagtataaattaatttattaaaatgtaGTTTATCTGGAGGTAATAGAAATAAGCTTAAAGTTGCATAAAATCAGTATAGTCCAAGTCAAGCTCTTCGACCCAGTTTccatttacattttctttttcttctcattctcattttcttttcctttccaaTGCTTATCCATCTCAACATCTCACTTTATTGCCTTATAAAAACTTTTTGTTTCTACACTATCATTTTACCTAATTGCCTTAAAATAAGAAAGTTATTATTTCTTCTGTTGGTCTTAGTTGTAGTGCTGCATATGCGCCACGAGGTCTTGCAAAAAATCCAGCCACTCTCCGCAAAAATTGAACTGTTTAGGTACCCATTGAGTATATCTAATGGATTACTACAACATACGGATCTCCTTTGACTTATTGAAGCTTTTTCTATAATTTAATTTCCATGAGGattaaattgaagaagaaagacAGCTCCAAATCATGTGAGTGACAGAGAATGAACAAGTGGGAAAAAGGCTCAACGGATTAGGAATGAACAACTGCCAAACGGTGCGGTGTAATGTGGTTGCGGGCAAAACCTGCGAAGATTTTAACCTGCTCCGCCTTGCATAGACTTAAACCTGCACAGCCCCGCATAACCTTAAACCCGCACCGCCCTACCCCATTTTCCATCCCTATGAACAACGTTGTACAAATTAAAATTTCATTGAAGCTATGGGCGGATTTATAGGTAAAATTATGGGGCACGTGAACACAtactatttttgtaaaattaaatattttatgtacatattttctaTAATTGGTATAATATTAACTGTTGGCACCCATACTCCAAGAAGGTTGAATGGTGCACTTGATTAAAAAATGAGTTATTTATCAAGAGAAATTGGGATCAACTACCActtaatatattttttcttatttttttttagtaGTGCACCCATATACTAAAAATTCTAAATCCGATTGAAGCCACCTAAAAAGTGTGTTGACGCCAACTAAAAAGTGTGTCAAACCTACACCTCAATTAGCGGGTTTAAAAATTAGGTAGGACTCGTCTTCATTTTATTGATACTCATCTGAAATCTATTATGATAATTTACTACTACTTTACTATTGTTGAGACATGAGACAATCCCGTGCAAGAATAGGAGGGGGGTTGTTTAAGGTAAGAAAGATAATTCTATGGTTTTTACCTTCTTATAgactatttgaaaccttattactTTCCTTActcaagttttaatttaattatatggttatatacaatttaccaattatgtacaaataaattttaaatgagtatccctttatattaggaattgaataaggaatatcaGTTATTTTCTTATCCCTTTATACTTgcccactctctctctctctgtctctctctcttcatctctctctctcttcgtctctctactctccttctatgttttttttccccaatttttcttcatgTTCTCTGTTTTTTTGTGCTTTCTTGTTGTATAGAGTTTTAATAGAATTCATCAATGAATTTTAatcgttttaacttagcaatttcctttcatgttgcacaactggtgttcaaattgaaattggcAATCAAGaaattttgaaggtatttgactctccaccattgacagctaTTAAAATGCTTTGATGCTTTGATGCTTTGaaatcgaatttgggttttcaaaaaccattatttgtttggaatgGGTGTTATTGCAAACAATTggaaatattgtttggagtttatgtctcaattttgagggtgttttggtgaagatttgacttaattttggctgaatttcatattgaaactcgaagtcgaagaagaagaagaagaagaagaacatatgacatacaatatacttacgaaattatagtaaaattgtattataattgtatgtaaattgtattctgttgtagttatatatttttttttatttgaatgttgtataaaagttgaaaaatagttgtatgctgtatgaatcattgtataaaatttgtatttaagttatcaatactatctttttacataaagttgttgatatgtatcaaaattctattaagagagtaagttttgattgaaattttagagaggaagaagtACACACCAcagacaaaatatatacaaatcagatacaaaatacaaaatggaGAAAAATTGTATGAAATAGTCATGAAAATTTGAATATCTAAGTTTAACTACTAGGCATGAGAGTCAGTTGTGACACTAGGTTTGTCACTTAGTTTTTGTTGGATGCAATAAATCTGCAAGGAAAGAATAGTAAAGTATGAACCTAAAAACTAGTACTATTACATAAATTGGACACGAGAACTTATGTATGTTTAATTTAactgaaagggaaaaagaaagataGTAATACACTAAACAAGAGCTGTTTACTGCGGCTTGGTTTCCCACTTGGAAGCATGACCCTTGTTTTAGTTATAAATATCTGTCCATTAATCAATATATCCAGCATTCCCACAAAGCCAAACAGTTTGCCTTAGGATCAAAaaagtttattttgttttttggtgGAGAAATATTAATCATGAGTATTTCCTTATCATACCATCCAATTTTCAGTCATTTTCTCTTCATGTATATGATGTTGATCTTTATGACTACTTCTATTCAACATGTTTCTGCCAAATCTTATCTAAATGCTTCTGAAAAACATTCAATTAATTCAAGTTCATATGAAGCATTTTCTCTCTTAAAATGGAAGGCAAGTCTTGAAAATGCAAATcaatcacttctttcttcttgggtGGTGACAAGCAGTACTAGACCTAGTCCTTGCCATTGGGATGGCATTTCTTGTGATAAATTTGGAAGAGTTACTCAAATGGATATTGCAAATTATGGGATTAGAGGTACTCTTCACCACCTAAATTTCTCTTCCTTTCCCCATCTCCAATTAATTGATTTTTCCAATAACTCACTCCATGGTACACTGCCACAAAACATATGTAACCTTTCAAGATTAAGTTTTCTTGATTTGAGGTCCAATAATTTTTCTGGAATTATTCCACCTGAAATAGGATTCttgaaaaatctcaagaacttataTCTAACAGTGAATGAACTCTATGGTCCCATCCCTTCAAGCTTAGGTAACTTAAAATCCCTTGTGCATTTGTGTTTGCTTGGAAATAAACTCAATGGAACCCTTCCAATAGAGCTTGAAAACCTTACACATTTGGAAATTTTTCAAATAGCTGAGAACAATCTTACCGGTCACTTGCCACAAAATGTATGCATTGGTGGAAAACTGACTAAATTCACAGCATATGATAATAACTTTATTGGTAATATCCCTAGAAGCTTGAAAAATTGCTCTAAACTAACCAGACTTAGGCTTGAAAGGAACCAATTATCTAGCAATATATCAGAAGCTTTTGGTGTCTATCCAAATCTAATTTACATTGATTTGAGTCACAATAAGTTTTATGGTGGATTGACATCAAAATGGGGCATTTCTCATAATCTAACCAGCTTGAAAATCTCCAACAACAACTTGTCTGGAACCATACCTATTGAGATAGGAAATCTGACTAAACTAGAAATGCTTGATCTCTCTTCTAATCACTTGACCGGCGAAATTCCTAAAAATTTGGAGAGCTTAACTCTCTTGCTGGTACTTGATTTGCATGGAAATAAAATTTCGGGGGAAATACCTATAGAAGTGGGAAAGTTGTCTAAACTTACAAGACTTGACTTAGCTGCAAATAATATAAGTGGCAAGATTCCAAGAGAAATAGGAGATTGCAGGCAGCTTTGGAACTTGAATTTAAGCAAGAACATGTTAAACACAACTATTCCTTCTAATTTAGGAAATTTACACTCCCTACTGTATCTTGATCTCAGTTATAACATGCTCGGTGGTGAGATACCGCGAATCATAGGATCATTGCAAAGCTTGGAAATCATGAATCTTTCACATAATAACTTGTGTGGTTCAATCCCATCAAGTTTCAATGAACGCGTTAGTTTGAGTTCTATTGATATATCTTCCAATCAATTGGTTGGTCCTCTTCCCAAGATCATGGCATTTCAAAATGCATCGATTGAACAATTAAGAGATAACCATGATTTGTGCTGCAGCAATCACAGTGGTATGAAACCTTGCTCTTCCTTAGGGAAAAAAGAGAGGACAAGTAGAAAGATTATACTGACCTTAACTCTGTCTCTTATCTCGGTTGCCCTACTTCTACTTGTGATTACTTGTATTCTTTTTCTaacaaaaaagaagagaaatactAGTAGTATTCAGCCTAGAGAACCATCTAGCAATTCTTTTTCGATTCGGGGATTTAATGGGAAACTAGCATATGAAAACATCATTACAGCAACAGAGAATTTTGATAGCAAATATTGCATTGGAAAAGGAGGACATGGAACTGTCTTTAGAGTAGAATTACCATGTGGTCAAGTTGTTGCAGTGAAAAAAGTTCATGCTTTAGAAGATGAAGAATACTCTGATGACAACTTGAAAAGCttttcaaaagaaatacaaactcTTGTAAACATCCGCCATAGAAATATAGTGAGGCTTTATGGATTTTGTTCACATGCACGCCACTCGTTCTTGATTTATGAGTTGTTGGAAGGAGGAAACTTGTCGCAAAACCTTAGCAATAAGGATAGAGCAAGAGAATTAGATTGGCTCAGGAGAGTTGATATTGTCAAGGGGGTAGCAAATGCATTGTGGTACTTACATCATGAGTGTTCACCTCCTATAGTTCACAGAGATATATCAAGTAACAATGTCCTCTTAGATGATGAAGGCAATCCCCATGTTTCTGATTTTGGCACTGCAAAACTCTTAAGGCTTAACTCCTCTAATCGGACATCGTTCGCTGGAACATTTGGCTATGTAGCtccaggtatatatatatatgcttactAACTTCTTTGAATCTATTACTACTTGAGAATCTTTAACTCTTACACTATTTTCTAATATCCTATACTTAATTTCTAATATATTTGCAGAGCTTGCTTACACAATGAAGGTAAATGAGAAGAGTGATGTTTACAGTTTTGGGGTGCTATCACTGGAAGTCATTTTAGGTCATCATCCAGGTGATATTATTGCAGCTATATCATCACTTTCATCAGCGTCAAGCGCCCATGGAACATTGTTAAAGGATATCATTGACCAACGACCACAAGCTCCTGGAAGACAAGAAGCAGAAGAATTGATTAAGATCACAAAGCTAGCATTTGCATGTCTTCGTCAAAGTCCTCAAGCTCGGCCAACTATGAAGCAAGTTTGTGTGTCTTTATCAAAGGAAAAGTTACCTTCAGAAAGCTTGTTCTCCACTGTTATATTAGGCCACTTGCTTGAACCAACACTACCAAGATGCTGATCTTTCTGCGTTTCCCTTTACATTGCTGTGTATATGTATTGTCTATTCCATTTTGTTCTAGGAATTTAAAGTGTTATAGTGACTAATTTGTTGACATAATAAATTAGTCCATGTGTGACTGACAATCCTTGAAGAGTATGATGTGCCCGGTTTTACTTCTCTTCCACATGCACGGTGCACCCACGATACTCATATGCCTTCAATCATGCCAAGATACTTGAGTCATTTACTCAGATGATCACTAAACTATTAAAAATCAGGGATCAAAATCacttttctttcaattttaacAAGAAAGTTACTCAACTATTTATATTGCACGCTGATGATCACTCAGCCGGATTTCTTAATATTTTTCGGTGGAAAAAAACTGACATGGCAGTCTATAtggactttttatattttttgccaCGTAAAATAATTATCAcccaaacaaaaaataaattcaacCTGATCCATTAAAGGTAAACCCACCCGAAATAAACTTTGCTCCTAAATGTATCTCTCTTCCAAAAACCCTTGTACCCATTACTATTTTATAAAACTCTCCTCTTCTTCTCTCAAATAGATGAACTTTTCACGGTTTCTCTAATCCAACATTGAACCATTCAGCATCAAAAATAGTTACTTAATAAGAGCAGTTATTTAGTTACCTGGTATATCATAGTCCAATTAATACTATTCAGAAAGTAAGACTATCAACTTTCCGTGACTCATTTGATTCCCTCGATATTATTTTGGTTCCACCATTGTGTCtcttattctctttctttttttttccttaaaataatAATGGGTACGAGGAAGAGCAACATGGATGCTTCTACATAAAAGGAGTGagacaaaatttcttttaaaaaataggaCGGGAATGCAATAAATAAACCATAATGTAAGATtaaacaaatgaaaaaataaagaaaaacagtAACTGATTTTATTATGATGATATGTTATAAAGTCCCATGGTTCAAGCGAAGAAGAAGagagttatataaaataataatgggTCCAAGAGTTCTCGGAAGCATTTGGGAGTAAAAGTTTATTCCGGTGGTATTACCTTTAATGATCATGTTGGATTATTTTAAgtagcaaaaaatataaaaagttgatGTGGACCGCCAAGTCAGCTTTTTTCACCGGAAATATCAAGAAATCATGTTGAGTGCAATAAGGATAGTTGAATAACTTTCTTGttacaaatgaaagaaaagtgactttaatCCATAATTTTTGATAGTTCAGTGATCATCGAAGTAATGAACTCTAAGATCCTTGTGAACTCTTTTAAATATTTGAAGTAACAGTAAAATAAAAGACACGTgtgagtactcacattacttatTTTTCGAATGACTATACTCCGAAAACTAACGTTAACTATTTTTCATAATTAACACGGTCACAAACATATCACGAAATTATGAACTCATAATACTAAAATTTATATTCAAATTGTGTAATCTCTTAAGTACTTGGATCTTCCCTTAGAACACTTGAGGACAAAATTAATTTACAGAATGTAAGTTAGTCGAAGCTTACACGCTATAATCACTTTCTTATATGCACTAAAGtatttttttcttcctctttcttgaCTAAAGTTGTCTTTTACTATTACAAAATTGTTTTAAGCCCATTAAACAATTATGTTAAATTTGTTTACTTATAAAAGTAAACACAATATTACCTGAAAAGTGAACTGTAAAATACCGAGTTATCGGCCGTACGATTTTGGGGATCCACTGAGATTAGGGTGAAGATGCGTAGCAGAGAATGATCAGTTGCATTAGggcaacaaataaggagttgtgaaGTGTCAAAGCATCGCCGACAGTGTCCTCTATTAAATCCCCTCTTTCTTCTCATAGCCAGCAGCTCTTCCAAACGCTCTTCTTTTCctattcatttttttctttttggagttCAAATCAATGTGTGAATTCCAacattctttttctaattttgtTCAAATCAATGAGTGTGATATTGCGAAAAAGATACAAAATTTAACACTTGGGGAAAGAATGATGAGATCTTAGCATACGTGCAAACGCAGCATCGcaaggtgcagtgagcggcactTTCCACACGAGATTTCTGACTTCCCCCTTccattattttcttcttctttcatatATCAGTGTTTTTTAACATTCTATTTTggtataattttttaattaatcgAGTGTTAATAGTAAACTGGTATGTGAAGGAGACACAATGAAggaattaaaaatatattaagcTCTTTGCTGCTAATTTGGAGTTGGCAGGAAAGTAATCAGTGGTGGGTTTTGGATGAAGCTACAGAGCTCAAAAAAAAAggattaaaaaaataatacagTTATCAAAGCCCTGGAAAATTTTAGACAAACATCATACAGTATATAAAATTTTAGACAAACATCATATAACATGTTTATCATAACATTTATATAACTCACATTTTATGAATAAAACTCCATTTTACAATAAAACTATGGTACCAAATTTGGATGAAAAGTATACAGTTATCAAAGCCCTGGAAAAACATTTACTGCCCGATTTTAATTCAATTCCAACCGAGATTGCAGGAAAAAATTTAAGGAGAGGGAAACTTTTGGTTTTCCTATATAGCAATGCTTTAATTTAAAT
The nucleotide sequence above comes from Nicotiana tabacum cultivar K326 chromosome 12, ASM71507v2, whole genome shotgun sequence. Encoded proteins:
- the LOC107805573 gene encoding uncharacterized protein LOC107805573, with translation MSISLSYHPIFSHFLFMYMMLIFMTTSIQHVSAKSYLNASEKHSINSSSYEAFSLLKWKASLENANQSLLSSWVVTSSTRPSPCHWDGISCDKFGRVTQMDIANYGIRGTLHHLNFSSFPHLQLIDFSNNSLHGTLPQNICNLSRLSFLDLRSNNFSGIIPPEIGFLKNLKNLYLTVNELYGPIPSSLGNLKSLVHLCLLGNKLNGTLPIELENLTHLEIFQIAENNLTGHLPQNVCIGGKLTKFTAYDNNFIGNIPRSLKNCSKLTRLRLERNQLSSNISEAFGVYPNLIYIDLSHNKFYGGLTSKWGISHNLTSLKISNNNLSGTIPIEIGNLTKLEMLDLSSNHLTGEIPKNLESLTLLLVLDLHGNKISGEIPIEVGKLSKLTRLDLAANNISGKIPREIGDCRQLWNLNLSKNMLNTTIPSNLGNLHSLLYLDLSYNMLGGEIPRIIGSLQSLEIMNLSHNNLCGSIPSSFNERVSLSSIDISSNQLVGPLPKIMAFQNASIEQLRDNHDLCCSNHSGMKPCSSLGKKERTSRKIILTLTLSLISVALLLLVITCILFLTKKKRNTSSIQPREPSSNSFSIRGFNGKLAYENIITATENFDSKYCIGKGGHGTVFRVELPCGQVVAVKKVHALEDEEYSDDNLKSFSKEIQTLVNIRHRNIVRLYGFCSHARHSFLIYELLEGGNLSQNLSNKDRARELDWLRRVDIVKGVANALWYLHHECSPPIVHRDISSNNVLLDDEGNPHVSDFGTAKLLRLNSSNRTSFAGTFGYVAPELAYTMKVNEKSDVYSFGVLSLEVILGHHPGDIIAAISSLSSASSAHGTLLKDIIDQRPQAPGRQEAEELIKITKLAFACLRQSPQARPTMKQVCVSLSKEKLPSESLFSTVILGHLLEPTLPRC